In the Streptomyces sp. SJL17-4 genome, CGGTGACGCCCACCACGCGGTGCGGGCCGCCGCCTTCGGCGCCGTCTCCGCGCGCCAGCGCACCGAGGCGCAGCGCGCCGCCCGGAGCCGGGCCGCCTCTCTCGGCATCGGCACCCTGCACGAGTGCGGCGGCCCCCGGATCTCCTCCGAGGACGACTTCACCGGCCTCCTGGACCTGGCCCGCGACGAGGCGGGGCCGCGTGTCGTCGGTTACTGGGCGGACCTCGACGTCGAGCGCGCCCGCGCCCTCGGAGCCCTGGGCGCGGCCGGAGACCTGTTCGCCGACGGTTCCCTCGGGTCGCACACGGCCTGCCTCCACGAGCCGTACGCCGACCACGCCGACGCCGGCCACACGGGCGCCGCCCACCTGGACGCGGCCACGATCGCCCTCCATGTCGTGGCCTGCACCGAGGCGGGCCTCCAGGCCGGTTTCCACGCCATCGGGGACGCCGCCGTATCCGCCGTCGTGGAGGGCGTCAGGGCCGCCGCCGAGAAGCTCGGCCTCGCCCGCGTCCGGGCCGCCCGGCACCGCGTCGAGCACGTCGAGATGCTCACCCCCGAGACGATCGCCGCCTTTGCGGAACTCGGCCTCACCGCCTCCGTCCAGCCCGCCTTCGACGCGCTCTGGGGCGGCGAGGAGGGCATGTACGCCGACCGGCTCGGCGCCGAGCGGGCCCGTACCCTCAACCCGTACGCGGCGCTGCTGCGCGCCGGTGTGCCGCTGGCCTTCGGCTCGGACAGCCCGGTGACGCCGCTCGACCCCTGGGGCACCGTCCGGGCCGCCGCGTTCCACCGCACCCCCGAGCACCGGATCTCCGCCCGGGCCGCCTTCACGGCCCACACCCGGGGCGGCTGGCGGGCCGTGGGCCGGGACGACGCGGGGACGCTGGTACCGGGCGCCCCCGCCGACTACGCGGTCTGGCGCACCGAGGAGCTCGTCGTCCAGGCCCCCGACGGCAGGGTGGCCCGTTGGTCCACCGACCCGCGCTCCGGAACGCCCGGACTGCCCGATCTGTCCCCCGGGGTCGATCTCCCCGTCTGTCTGCGGACGGTCGTGCACGGACAGACGGTGTTCGTACGGCCGAACGAGTGATGTAGGGATATGTCCCACCCGGAACACCCGTTCCGCACGCTTGTCCCCGACCTGCGGATCTTCCCCTCCGGCCTGGCCTTTTGGGAAGTCTCCGCAGGTCAAGCGGGTGTTGACAGTCGACCGTCAGGGGCGGGTAGGTTCTCCGCGTCCACCACAGGACGTCCGACCGGACAGCATCCCCACGCAATTTGCCGAACGCCTCCCGCGCCTCGGCCGCGAGGGAAGGTTTCTCCGGCGGAAGGTGCGACCCGGGTGGGGCCCGGACGTTCAGTAGACAACGGCTTTCGGTCGATCCGCCGCCAGTGGATCCCAGGTCGGACCGAAGGACGACGGGCCCCGCACCGCACGTCCGCCCCTCACAGTCGACCCGCCGCGCCGGAGCACTCCGGGGACCTCGCTATGGTGGGGGCCTGTGTATGTATCCGAAGGGGCAGTAGTGAACGACGGTGGCCAGAGGCGTTACGGCCCGCTCGGCAAGGCCTTGGTGATCATTCCGACCTACAACGAGGCGGAGAACATCAAGCCGATCGTCGCGCGGGTGCGGGAAGCCGTACCCGAGGCGCACGTCCTCGTCGCCGACGACAACAGCCCTGACGGCACGGGCAAGTTCGCGGACGAGATCGCGTCCGAGGACGACCATGTGCACGTCCTGCACCGCAAGGGCAAGGAGGGGCTCGGCGCCGCCTACCTCGCCGGCTTCCGGTGGGGCATCGAGCACGGGTACGGCGTCCTCGTCGAGATGGACGCCGACGGCTCCCACCAGCCGGAGGAGCTCCCGCGGCTGCTGACCGCCCTCAAGGGCGCGGACCTCGTCCTCGGCTCCCGCTGGGTGCCGGGCGGCCGCATCGTGAACTGGCCGAAGTCCCGGGAGTTCATCTCCCGCGGCGGCAGCCTCTACTCGCGCGTGATGCTGGACGTACCGATCCGCGACGTCACCGGCGGCTACCGGGCCTTCCGCAAGGAGACCCTGGAGGGCCTGGGCCTGGAGGACGTGGCCTCGGCCGGCTACTGCTTCCAGGTCGACCTGGCCCGTCGCGCGGTCGCCGCCGGCTTCCATGTCGTCGAGGTCCCGATCACCTTCGTGGAGCGCGAGATCGGCGACTCGAAGATGAGCCGGAACATCGTCGTCGAGGCGCTCTGGCGGGTCACCGGCTGGGGCCTGTCGGCGCGGGCGGAGAAGGTCGGCAGGATGCTCGGCCGCAAGGCCTCCTGATCCCCTGCCGGGGCGGCCCGCACTGATCCTTCCTTTACGACGTTCCGGCGGGGCGCCAGGCACACTGGGGACCATGACGACCGGCGCAACGCCTTCTCTCGCCCCCAAGCGCTCACGCGCGCGTACCTTCCTTCCTCTCGCTGTCGCCGCCTGGCTGGTCCTCGAGATCTGGCTGCTCACGGTGGTGGCGGACGCGGCGGGCGGACTGACCGTCTTCGCCCTGCTCGTCGGCGGCATCGTGCTCGGTGCCGCCGTCGTCAAGCGGGCGGGCCGCCGTGCCTTCCGCAACCTCACCTCGACCTTCCAGCAGGCCCAGGCCGCCGCGCAGTCGGGCACCATGCCCGCGGCGCCCGAGCGGACCGGCGCGGAGGACCGCAACGGCTTCCTGATGCTGGGCGGTCTGCTCCTGATGATCCCCGGCCTGGTCTCCGACGTCCTCGGCCTGCTCCTGATGATCCCACCGGTCCGCTCGCTCCTCGGGCGGTACGCGGACAGGGCCGCCGAGCGCCGGATGGCCGCCGCGCCTCCCGGCAGCCTCCAGGACGCCTTTCAGCAGGCTCGTATCCACCGCCCGGACGGCAAGGTCGTCCAGGGTGAGGTCATCCGCGAGGACGCCGCTCAGGGCCCGCGTCGGGCCGACGAGCCCCGCCCGCCCCTGACGCCTTGATGTCGCAGCTGTGCCCCGTTCTCCCGCCACGGTGGGAGAACGGGGCACAGCTGCGACATCGGACGGAGACGCCGCGGGGCCCGGTACACAGTTCGTGTACCGGGCCCCGCGGCGTTGTTCCGCCGGTCGGTCCGCTAGGCGGACTTGCGGCTGTCTCGCGGATGCACGGCGATGTTCATGGCGCCGGAACGCAGGACGGCCAGCCTTTCGGCGAGGACCTCCTCCAGCTCCTCGCGGGTGCGTCGCTCCATGAGCATGTCCCAGTGCGTACGCGCAGGCTTGCCCTTCTTCTCCTCAGGTCCGTCCCCATCCACCAGGAGTGCCTGGATTCCGCAGACCTTGCACTCCCACTCCGGCGGAATTTCCGCTTCCACCGAGAAGGGCATCTCAAAACGATGGCCCTTCTCGCATGCGTACTCCACGGCCTGGCGCGGGGCCAGATCGATGCCGCGGTCGGTCTCGTAGCTCGTCACCACGAGGCGCGTGCCGCGAAGAGCTCGCTCACTCATGAATCGTGCCTCCCGGGCTTGTCGCCCACAGGACAGGTGTCGCTGTCGTCGTTATCCGGTCAACGTCCGGTCGGCGGTAAAGATTCCCGTGCCGGGTCATGCGTCGCCCGTCGTGCCGCCCCTTGTTGTACCCACCAGTGCCCGTTTTGTCACATCTGACGGCAGATGTGACCCAGTGTCTTTACTAAAGCAGCACGCAGTAACGGTCCGCCTGGCAGGCCAAACGCGTACACTACCGCCCTTTCACTGCCACGTCTAAATACGGTCGGGTATCGGGTTCCCGGCGGCCTCCACCGCGCGCCGCACCGGGACCCGGGCGAGCAGGGCGAAGCCGACCACGAAGAAGATCACCAGGGAGATGATGGCATCCCGGTAGCTCCCGGTCAGCTGATACGCGAGACCGAACACGAGCGGACCCAGCCAGCTGAGCCCCCGATCGCTCATCTCGTACGCCGAGAAGTACTCCGCCTCCTTGCCGCGCGGCACCAGATGCGAGAACAGCGAGCGCGACAGAGCCTGGCTCCCGCCCAGTACCAGGCCGATCGCGGCCGCCAGACAGAAGAAGAACACGGGTGCGTCGGCCGGCAGGAGGTAGCCCGCCACCAGGATCAGCGTCCAGACCGCGAGCGAGCCCAGAATCGTCCGCTTGGCGCCGTACGACCGGGCGAGTCGCCCCATGCCGAGCGCGCCCGCCACCGCGAGCACCTGGACCAGCAGGACCGCCGTGATGAGCGTGGTCTGGTCGAGGCCCAGTTCCTCCGAGCCGAACACCGAGGCCTGGGAGATCACCGTCTGCACGCCGTCGTTGTAGACCAGGTAGGCGAGCAGGAACGAGAGCGTCAGCGGGTGCCGGCGCATGTCCTTGAGAGTCGCCCGCAGCTGCCGCCAGCCGCTGCCGACCGTGCCCCCGCCGGTCCCGTGCCGCGCCTCCGGGCCGATCTGCCGGTCCCGCAGCCGCCGCAGCGGAATGACGGTGAAGGCGCCCCACCAGACACCGGCCGAGGCCAGACAGATCCGGACCGCCTCGCCCTCGGTGAGGCCGAAGGAGTCGTGGCCCGAGTAGAGGATCAGATTCAGTACGAGGACGAGCGCGCCCGACGTGTAGCCGAAGGCCCAGCCGCGCGAGGAGACCGCGTCCCGCTCGTCCGGCTCCGCGATCTGCGGCAGGTAGGCGTTGTAGAGCACCATCGAGACCGAGATCGAGGCGTTCGCCACGATCAGCAGGAACGTGCCCAGCAGATACCGGTCGCCCGCCAGGAAGAACATCCCCGCCGTGGCCGTCGCGCCCACGTAGGCCGCGGCCGCGAGCAGCGGCTTCTTCCGGCCCGTACGGTCCGCGATCGCGCCGACCAGCGGCATCAGCAGGACCGCGACCACGATCGAGGCGGACACGGCGTACGCGAAGAGCGAGCCGGCCCGCACGGGTATCCCGAGCGGGTGCACATAGCCCTCCGCGTCGGCCGCCGCCCGTGCCACCGAGGTCAGGTACGGGCCGAGGAACACGGTGAGCACGCTCGTCGAGTACACCGAGCAGGCGAAGTCGTAGAAGTACCAGCCCCGCTGTTCCCGCTTGCGGGCGGCGGGATCGGAGGCGTACTCCTCCGGTTCGGTGGTTCCAGCGGTCAAGGCCGCGCCCCCTCGTTCGTCCCCGTGACCGGGCCCGGTGATCCGGGCCCGGAGGTACCGGGACGCGCGCTCAGACCCACACACCCCGCTCGGTCAGCACCGAGCGCAGCGTCTCCAGTTGATCGGTCATGATGCCATCGACCCCGAGGTCGAGGAGAGCATTCATCCGGGCCGGATCGTTCACCGTCCACACATGGACCTGGAGCCCGCGCGCGTGCGCCTCCCGGACGAAGCGGCGGTCCACCACCGGGACGCCGCCCTGCCGCTCGGGGACCTGTGCGGCGATCGCCCCGGCCCGTATCGCGGCCGGGATGCCGAGCGAGCGCAGCCGCAGCCCGATCACCCCGCGCACCCCGAACGAGGTGGCCAGCCTGGCGCCGGCCATCTGCTGGGCCCGTGCGACCCGGGCCTCGGTGAACGAGCCCACGCAGACCCGGTCCCAGGCGCGCTTCTTGCGGATCAGGTTCACCAGCGGAGACAGCGCCGACTCGGCCTTGAGGTCCACGTTCCAGCGGGCCTCCGGGAACTCGTCCAGGAGGTCGGCGAAGAGCGGCAGCGGCTCCTTGCCCGCCACCCGGGCCTCCCGCACCGCCGCCCACGGCAGGTCGCCGATCCGGCCCGAGGCGTCCGTGACCCGGTCCAGGGTCGCGTCGTGGAAGGCGACGAGGGCCCCGTCCGACGTCGTGTGCACATCGGTCTCGAAGTAGCGGTAGCCCGCGGCGGCGGCCCGACGGAAGGCGGCCGCGGTGTTCTCCAGGCCGTTCGCCGTGCCGCCGCGGTGGGCGAACGGGAGGGGCGTGGGATGGTCGAGGTAGGGGTGGCGTACGCGAGTCACCGCCGCAGTATGGCGCCTTCCGGTGTCGCGGGGGCGACCGCGGTGCTTCCGGAGTCCGGCTCCGGAACGGCGAACCAGCGAAGGAAGAACTGGGCGAGGGGCCCGATGGCCAGCGCGTACACCACCGTGCCGACG is a window encoding:
- a CDS encoding amidohydrolase, with protein sequence MSESMPPASSAEHRTVLLRGGEVHSPADPFATAMVVERGHVAWVGSEGAADAFATGVDEVVDLEGALVTPAFVDAHVHTTATGFALTGLDLSAAASLAEAAELIRAHAADRPEDRILIGHGWDASRWPERRPLTRAELDGLTGGRPLYLTRIDVHSAVVTTALLDLVPGVRDLDGFHDGQRPLTGDAHHAVRAAAFGAVSARQRTEAQRAARSRAASLGIGTLHECGGPRISSEDDFTGLLDLARDEAGPRVVGYWADLDVERARALGALGAAGDLFADGSLGSHTACLHEPYADHADAGHTGAAHLDAATIALHVVACTEAGLQAGFHAIGDAAVSAVVEGVRAAAEKLGLARVRAARHRVEHVEMLTPETIAAFAELGLTASVQPAFDALWGGEEGMYADRLGAERARTLNPYAALLRAGVPLAFGSDSPVTPLDPWGTVRAAAFHRTPEHRISARAAFTAHTRGGWRAVGRDDAGTLVPGAPADYAVWRTEELVVQAPDGRVARWSTDPRSGTPGLPDLSPGVDLPVCLRTVVHGQTVFVRPNE
- a CDS encoding polyprenol monophosphomannose synthase — encoded protein: MNDGGQRRYGPLGKALVIIPTYNEAENIKPIVARVREAVPEAHVLVADDNSPDGTGKFADEIASEDDHVHVLHRKGKEGLGAAYLAGFRWGIEHGYGVLVEMDADGSHQPEELPRLLTALKGADLVLGSRWVPGGRIVNWPKSREFISRGGSLYSRVMLDVPIRDVTGGYRAFRKETLEGLGLEDVASAGYCFQVDLARRAVAAGFHVVEVPITFVEREIGDSKMSRNIVVEALWRVTGWGLSARAEKVGRMLGRKAS
- the fxsA gene encoding FxsA family membrane protein, whose translation is MTTGATPSLAPKRSRARTFLPLAVAAWLVLEIWLLTVVADAAGGLTVFALLVGGIVLGAAVVKRAGRRAFRNLTSTFQQAQAAAQSGTMPAAPERTGAEDRNGFLMLGGLLLMIPGLVSDVLGLLLMIPPVRSLLGRYADRAAERRMAAAPPGSLQDAFQQARIHRPDGKVVQGEVIREDAAQGPRRADEPRPPLTP
- a CDS encoding RNA polymerase-binding protein RbpA — encoded protein: MSERALRGTRLVVTSYETDRGIDLAPRQAVEYACEKGHRFEMPFSVEAEIPPEWECKVCGIQALLVDGDGPEEKKGKPARTHWDMLMERRTREELEEVLAERLAVLRSGAMNIAVHPRDSRKSA
- a CDS encoding MFS transporter; this translates as MTAGTTEPEEYASDPAARKREQRGWYFYDFACSVYSTSVLTVFLGPYLTSVARAAADAEGYVHPLGIPVRAGSLFAYAVSASIVVAVLLMPLVGAIADRTGRKKPLLAAAAYVGATATAGMFFLAGDRYLLGTFLLIVANASISVSMVLYNAYLPQIAEPDERDAVSSRGWAFGYTSGALVLVLNLILYSGHDSFGLTEGEAVRICLASAGVWWGAFTVIPLRRLRDRQIGPEARHGTGGGTVGSGWRQLRATLKDMRRHPLTLSFLLAYLVYNDGVQTVISQASVFGSEELGLDQTTLITAVLLVQVLAVAGALGMGRLARSYGAKRTILGSLAVWTLILVAGYLLPADAPVFFFCLAAAIGLVLGGSQALSRSLFSHLVPRGKEAEYFSAYEMSDRGLSWLGPLVFGLAYQLTGSYRDAIISLVIFFVVGFALLARVPVRRAVEAAGNPIPDRI
- a CDS encoding glycerophosphodiester phosphodiesterase family protein, with product MTRVRHPYLDHPTPLPFAHRGGTANGLENTAAAFRRAAAAGYRYFETDVHTTSDGALVAFHDATLDRVTDASGRIGDLPWAAVREARVAGKEPLPLFADLLDEFPEARWNVDLKAESALSPLVNLIRKKRAWDRVCVGSFTEARVARAQQMAGARLATSFGVRGVIGLRLRSLGIPAAIRAGAIAAQVPERQGGVPVVDRRFVREAHARGLQVHVWTVNDPARMNALLDLGVDGIMTDQLETLRSVLTERGVWV